The Pirellulales bacterium genome window below encodes:
- a CDS encoding PEP-CTERM sorting domain-containing protein — translation MTANDTIVGGDFNDSAQGYTTITSGTTYLLAQVQVDPSQPLDVFSISLTPASGSSNTGTTYFDDGNGNDITFSSTPGLVSIEGASGDSVPEPSTFVLAGIGMLGGVLYSWRSRKHARRRIVDE, via the coding sequence GTGACCGCGAACGATACCATCGTGGGCGGGGATTTCAATGACAGCGCGCAGGGGTACACGACGATCACGTCTGGGACCACCTACCTCCTGGCGCAGGTGCAGGTCGATCCCTCGCAGCCGCTGGACGTTTTTTCGATTAGCCTTACGCCCGCATCCGGGAGTTCCAATACCGGCACAACCTACTTTGACGACGGTAATGGCAATGATATTACCTTCAGTAGCACGCCCGGGCTGGTCAGCATAGAAGGCGCATCGGGGGATAGTGTTCCAGAACCGTCCACCTTTGTATTGGCCGGCATCGGCATGCTTGGCGGAGTGCTCTATTCCTGGCGAAGCCGCAAGCATGCGCGTCGGCGTATAGTAGACGAATGA
- a CDS encoding TadE/TadG family type IV pilus assembly protein, giving the protein MTSNPAHRSSCRRAARRGAVTVEFALVAPIFFMFVLGVVEFTRAMMVESLLTNAAHLGARAGIIDSAQTSDVTTAVTNYLSGAGISGTTISVTPSPPSSAGYGQNVTVKVSVPYSSVSWLPAPEYLKSVNLTATSIMRRETVQ; this is encoded by the coding sequence ATGACATCCAATCCTGCTCATCGGTCCAGTTGCCGCCGTGCAGCGCGGCGCGGAGCCGTCACCGTCGAGTTCGCGCTGGTGGCGCCGATTTTCTTTATGTTCGTACTCGGCGTTGTCGAGTTCACGCGGGCCATGATGGTCGAGTCGTTGTTGACGAATGCGGCCCACCTGGGCGCTCGGGCCGGCATCATCGATTCGGCGCAAACGTCCGACGTGACCACGGCGGTGACCAACTATCTCAGCGGCGCGGGCATTTCGGGCACGACCATCTCCGTGACGCCCAGCCCGCCCAGCAGCGCCGGCTATGGCCAGAACGTCACCGTGAAGGTGTCCGTGCCCTATTCGTCGGTAAGTTGGCTGCCGGCACCGGAGTACCTGAAAAGCGTCAATCTCACCGCCACTTCGATCATGCGCCGCGAAACGGTGCAGTAG
- a CDS encoding FG-GAP repeat protein: MGFVYVEENTTQDSDATIDGPWIDSTQNVPFSDFLPGMPVIGDVLKGGPYTIKSVDTNSNPNSLTLNTGSGVLTPSESNLSFGSLFFSSGLGTVVALQADGNAIAVAPFANNRGPATSAMAGPDGSPVEEFSVSDLYAPESAFSGTGVAGSIAVAGNQEIFGTPNSGSSVAVGDAVVYQSTSAVATLNPFKFVSQTDTEVDETAAVGFGIGAAPISEGFYLVGGTNTEAVNNGTSAADSGLLYDFRQRGPAWTPVAQTVTLNSFTENDTFTLQLSAAVVNGQNPITSGTAAPIPFSTTPATTANSIAAAMNNLIDTFSNLNGLQASVSLVSGQTFAISFTGTHANNVMPLTAKIVSSASGTVAAASDLVTTTQNPLAQAGSSVAISGNTFVAGAPTYNNSGAVFVYNYNAGTQQWVVQPLPLQPADVQADDHFGSSVALNGNTLVVGADNKTSGAGAVYLFQNVGGQWQQVAEFQGQAGAQLGTSAGVSGTEAIAGAPGSTTAYLYIFNGTAWTSQQTLTDTTDGSGSGFGSAVALDGGTAVVGAPSANNEGAAYVYVLNNGTWAQQGNNLGLLQSLSTGDGFGSAVAVSGGEIVVGAPDTKVAGSAGAGAAYLFKVDSSGTWSADGSALQNLLTLNPSDHFGASVAIDGQQVLVGAYGTGSDTGTAYIFSRNNGSWGLDSASGLLPGGAQAGDMVGYGVALSGSNAVLGAPQLNGRPAPAISTNGNGYAYIRSLSPPVTVTVPVRQQTLLQGAQTNEIVGTVGGMTTANLYFFDTPTVSLQTDAGTASTVTVGSAGLTAFGLLNFSVNNVGSGNDTLNVNSSTVGTPAGGSFAPALAFDPSSSTVTSDQITFPEADNLITGQLVEYHAGATNGVADSPIGGLTDGGDYYVTVVNPTTIELSLALGGPATADLDPSKATGSGHFFDTRVGELPINTPLGVADNKITFAQPDNLVGRQTVVYHAGSTAGSANTPIGGLTDGATYYVIAVNSTTIELSLTAGGTPITLDPSQATGTGQFLSAAVALQGVFSYGGTGTNTLSVHPNDAYWTLSSTGLTDPGGNQLQLANVTTVNLTGGTGTNTFTVDGWTGATVNLNGGSGSNTYNVYISGGAPNVNVTDPNGTGQLNIYGDPKRKNQFAVETNAVVCDEFQTISYTGISALTVTGQPLGDILQENDSSAATVVLTGVSGSDLFPVFQGTTANSQVIVHGSVPAGVTDTDELDLPTTAVATGTMNNSYDLNLDETLTFDPTVTIQPTISKVSSLPTRESSDTFTVPVTYGNPSGSMADDIASVALYVSVNGGAFILAQTRSTDPTESSGTVDFTFTGSDRNTYYFHSIATSVNGAVESKSSTLIEAATYVPDLNPPVTHVLAAGPAYAWSPFSASIFSGLTASSYSGGVFTLDWAGADPDQPAGGALALLSIYESIDGGTATLVGTVIPSSLTAVGYQGTTYYVYSGSMSCAALGDGQTHNYSFYSLGTDDQQMQQGVPSSADLTFTGVTYTTPLTAALTVEKGIQQRSYVRHLDVNFNQTLSSSTALQALASGLAGSQPAAFVELLWYGENLSAGSDRERYHRGRGFQ; this comes from the coding sequence GTGGGGTTCGTCTACGTTGAGGAAAATACCACGCAAGACAGTGATGCCACCATCGACGGCCCCTGGATCGATTCTACCCAGAACGTCCCCTTCAGCGACTTCCTTCCCGGCATGCCCGTGATCGGCGACGTCCTGAAAGGCGGCCCCTACACGATCAAGTCGGTGGACACGAATTCGAATCCGAATTCGCTCACACTCAACACGGGGAGCGGCGTCCTTACCCCCTCCGAGAGTAACCTTAGCTTCGGTTCGCTGTTCTTCTCCTCTGGCCTGGGCACGGTCGTCGCTTTGCAAGCCGACGGGAATGCGATCGCGGTCGCGCCCTTCGCCAACAACCGAGGCCCGGCAACCTCTGCCATGGCTGGCCCAGATGGCTCCCCTGTGGAGGAGTTTTCCGTTTCCGATTTGTACGCACCCGAAAGCGCTTTTTCCGGGACGGGGGTCGCGGGGTCAATCGCGGTGGCCGGCAACCAGGAGATCTTCGGGACGCCCAACAGCGGGTCAAGCGTTGCCGTTGGCGACGCCGTCGTTTACCAGAGCACCTCGGCCGTGGCGACCTTAAATCCCTTCAAATTCGTTTCCCAGACCGATACGGAGGTGGACGAGACGGCCGCAGTCGGATTCGGCATCGGTGCCGCGCCCATCAGCGAGGGATTCTACCTCGTCGGCGGCACGAATACCGAGGCGGTCAACAACGGCACCAGCGCGGCCGATTCGGGGCTTCTCTACGATTTCCGGCAGCGCGGGCCGGCGTGGACGCCCGTCGCCCAGACTGTGACCCTGAACTCGTTCACGGAAAACGACACCTTCACTTTGCAACTGAGCGCCGCGGTCGTCAATGGCCAAAATCCGATCACCAGCGGCACGGCAGCTCCCATCCCCTTCAGCACAACCCCAGCGACCACGGCCAACAGCATCGCCGCGGCCATGAATAACCTGATCGACACGTTCTCGAACCTGAACGGGTTGCAGGCCAGCGTCAGTCTCGTCAGCGGCCAGACCTTCGCCATCTCGTTCACGGGAACGCACGCCAACAACGTCATGCCGCTGACGGCAAAGATCGTCAGCAGTGCCAGCGGCACGGTGGCGGCGGCGAGCGATCTCGTGACGACGACCCAAAACCCGCTGGCCCAGGCCGGCAGCAGCGTGGCGATTTCCGGCAACACGTTCGTCGCCGGGGCGCCCACCTACAACAACTCCGGGGCGGTGTTCGTTTACAATTACAACGCAGGCACGCAGCAATGGGTCGTGCAGCCGCTGCCCTTGCAGCCAGCCGACGTCCAGGCGGACGACCATTTCGGCTCCAGCGTGGCCCTGAACGGCAACACCCTGGTGGTCGGGGCGGACAATAAAACCAGCGGGGCCGGGGCGGTCTACCTCTTCCAGAACGTCGGCGGACAGTGGCAGCAGGTCGCCGAGTTCCAGGGCCAGGCGGGCGCGCAGCTCGGTACGTCGGCCGGCGTCAGCGGCACCGAGGCCATCGCCGGGGCGCCGGGCAGCACCACGGCCTATCTGTATATCTTCAACGGGACGGCCTGGACTTCGCAGCAGACCTTGACCGACACCACCGACGGCAGCGGCAGCGGCTTCGGCAGTGCGGTCGCCCTCGACGGTGGCACGGCGGTGGTCGGGGCCCCCAGTGCCAACAATGAGGGGGCGGCTTACGTCTATGTCTTGAACAACGGCACGTGGGCCCAGCAAGGCAACAACCTCGGGCTCCTGCAATCGCTCTCCACGGGCGACGGGTTCGGCAGCGCCGTCGCCGTGAGCGGCGGCGAAATCGTCGTCGGCGCTCCGGATACGAAAGTGGCCGGCTCGGCCGGCGCCGGCGCCGCCTACCTGTTCAAGGTTGACTCCAGCGGCACCTGGAGCGCCGACGGTTCCGCGCTGCAGAACTTGCTTACGCTCAACCCCTCCGATCACTTCGGCGCCTCGGTGGCCATTGACGGCCAACAGGTCCTCGTCGGCGCCTACGGCACCGGTAGCGACACGGGCACGGCCTACATTTTCAGCCGGAACAACGGTTCCTGGGGCCTCGATTCGGCCAGCGGACTGCTGCCGGGAGGCGCTCAGGCAGGCGACATGGTCGGCTATGGCGTCGCCCTCAGCGGCAGCAACGCCGTGCTCGGCGCGCCGCAGCTCAATGGCCGGCCCGCCCCCGCCATTAGCACCAACGGGAACGGCTATGCCTATATCCGCAGTCTGTCTCCGCCTGTTACGGTGACGGTCCCCGTGCGGCAACAGACGCTCCTCCAGGGGGCCCAGACCAACGAAATCGTCGGCACGGTCGGCGGCATGACCACGGCAAACCTGTATTTCTTCGACACGCCCACGGTGTCGCTCCAGACCGATGCCGGCACGGCCAGCACGGTCACCGTCGGCTCTGCCGGTCTGACGGCCTTTGGTCTGCTCAATTTCTCCGTGAACAACGTGGGCAGCGGCAACGACACCCTCAACGTGAACTCGTCCACCGTGGGCACGCCGGCGGGGGGATCTTTCGCGCCGGCGCTTGCTTTCGATCCGTCGTCCTCGACCGTCACGAGCGACCAGATCACTTTCCCCGAAGCTGACAACCTGATCACCGGGCAACTCGTGGAGTACCACGCCGGGGCCACCAACGGCGTTGCCGACAGCCCCATCGGCGGCCTGACCGACGGCGGCGACTATTACGTCACCGTGGTGAACCCCACGACCATCGAGTTGTCTCTGGCGCTCGGCGGACCGGCCACTGCCGATCTGGACCCGAGCAAGGCCACCGGCAGCGGGCATTTCTTCGACACGCGCGTCGGGGAACTTCCCATCAATACGCCCCTGGGCGTGGCCGACAACAAGATCACCTTCGCCCAGCCCGACAATCTGGTTGGCCGGCAGACGGTGGTCTACCACGCGGGCAGCACCGCCGGCTCAGCCAATACGCCGATCGGCGGTCTCACCGACGGCGCGACCTATTACGTCATTGCGGTAAACTCCACGACCATCGAGTTGTCGCTGACGGCCGGAGGAACGCCCATCACGCTGGACCCGAGCCAGGCCACCGGCACCGGGCAGTTCCTGAGTGCGGCGGTCGCGCTGCAGGGCGTCTTCAGCTACGGCGGCACCGGCACCAACACGCTCAGCGTCCATCCCAACGACGCCTACTGGACGCTTTCGTCCACCGGCCTGACCGACCCGGGGGGCAACCAGTTGCAATTGGCTAACGTGACCACGGTCAACCTCACGGGCGGCACCGGCACCAACACCTTTACCGTCGATGGTTGGACCGGGGCCACGGTGAACCTCAACGGCGGCAGCGGCTCGAACACGTACAACGTCTACATCAGCGGCGGGGCACCCAACGTCAACGTGACCGATCCCAACGGCACGGGGCAGCTCAACATCTACGGCGACCCAAAGCGGAAGAACCAGTTCGCCGTCGAGACCAATGCCGTCGTTTGCGACGAGTTCCAGACCATCAGCTACACGGGCATCTCGGCGCTGACGGTGACCGGGCAACCCCTGGGAGACATTCTCCAGGAGAATGACAGCAGCGCGGCGACGGTAGTTCTCACCGGCGTCTCCGGCTCCGACCTCTTCCCGGTGTTCCAGGGTACCACGGCGAATAGCCAGGTGATCGTGCATGGCAGCGTGCCGGCGGGCGTCACCGATACCGATGAGCTTGACCTGCCGACAACCGCCGTGGCGACCGGCACCATGAACAATAGCTATGACCTCAACCTGGATGAGACGTTGACGTTCGATCCCACCGTCACGATTCAGCCGACGATCAGCAAGGTCAGCTCTCTTCCGACGCGCGAAAGCAGCGATACGTTCACCGTTCCGGTGACGTACGGCAATCCCTCCGGCTCGATGGCCGACGACATTGCCTCCGTGGCCCTGTATGTCTCGGTCAATGGCGGCGCTTTCATACTGGCGCAAACACGGTCCACCGATCCAACCGAGTCCTCCGGCACGGTGGACTTCACCTTCACCGGGTCCGACCGTAACACGTACTACTTCCACTCCATCGCCACTTCGGTCAACGGCGCCGTCGAGAGCAAGTCCAGCACGCTCATCGAAGCCGCCACCTACGTGCCCGACCTCAACCCGCCCGTGACCCACGTCCTGGCGGCCGGCCCTGCCTACGCGTGGAGCCCCTTCTCCGCCTCGATTTTCAGTGGCCTGACCGCCTCGTCGTACAGTGGCGGGGTGTTCACCCTCGACTGGGCCGGCGCCGATCCCGACCAGCCGGCCGGCGGCGCCCTCGCCTTGCTCAGCATCTACGAGAGTATCGACGGCGGCACCGCGACGCTCGTGGGCACCGTCATCCCCAGCAGTCTCACGGCCGTCGGCTACCAGGGGACGACCTACTACGTCTACTCCGGCTCGATGAGCTGCGCCGCCCTCGGCGACGGCCAGACGCACAACTACAGCTTCTACAGCCTCGGCACCGACGATCAGCAGATGCAGCAGGGGGTGCCGTCGTCAGCCGACCTGACCTTCACCGGCGTTACCTACACGACACCGCTCACGGCGGCGCTGACGGTAGAAAAGGGAATACAGCAGCGCTCTTACGTCCGCCACCTGGATGTCAATTTCAACCAGACGCTGTCGTCGAGCACGGCCCTGCAAGCCCTGGCCAGCGGCCTGGCCGGCAGCCAGCCCGCCGCCTTTGTGGAGTTGTTGTGGTACGGCGAGAACCTTTCGGCCGGCAGTGACCGCGAACGATACCATCGTGGGCGGGGATTTCAATGA
- the lysA gene encoding diaminopimelate decarboxylase, which produces MSVAASEFSTLRTEIAGCPVVELARRFGTPTFVYDAGKIGQRIDDLRTFDSIRYAQKACSNIAILDFMRRRGVLVDAVSAGEIARARAAGYPTQGSPPPIVYTADIFDRESLEVVVREGIHVNCGSPDMIDQLGERAPGREITLRINPGFGHGHSQKTNTGGEQSKHGIWHEQLADVLRRADHHGLGVTGLHLHIGSGTDLDHLSQVCGAMERLAREVGRSLKTISAGGGLPVPYKAGETYVDLDVYYQLWDATRKRLEDAFGHRIHLEIEPGRYLVAESGFLITEIRAVKQMGAHLFYLVDAGFNNLARPILYGSHHPMSIVPAKVDGGPAAGGDARRPRDVVVGGPLCESGDIFTQSEGGFVCTRSLPAAEVGELLAIENAGAYGFAMSSNYNSKPLAAEVLIRDGAAQLIRERQTSEDILRGERIPPTS; this is translated from the coding sequence ATGTCCGTCGCTGCTAGTGAGTTTTCTACCCTCCGCACCGAGATCGCCGGCTGCCCGGTGGTCGAGTTGGCCCGCCGGTTCGGCACGCCGACGTTTGTTTACGATGCCGGCAAGATCGGCCAGCGGATCGATGATCTGCGTACCTTCGATTCCATTCGCTACGCCCAAAAGGCCTGCTCGAACATCGCCATTCTCGATTTCATGCGGCGGCGAGGCGTGCTGGTCGACGCGGTGAGCGCCGGCGAAATTGCCCGTGCGCGTGCCGCCGGCTACCCGACGCAGGGCAGTCCGCCGCCGATCGTCTACACCGCCGACATTTTCGATCGCGAGTCGCTCGAGGTGGTCGTCCGCGAAGGGATTCACGTCAACTGCGGCTCGCCCGACATGATCGATCAGCTCGGCGAGCGTGCTCCGGGGCGCGAGATCACCTTGCGTATCAATCCGGGCTTCGGTCACGGCCACAGCCAGAAGACGAACACCGGCGGCGAGCAATCGAAGCACGGCATCTGGCACGAGCAGCTTGCCGACGTGTTGCGGCGGGCCGACCATCATGGCCTTGGCGTCACCGGCCTGCACCTGCACATCGGGTCGGGGACCGATCTCGACCATCTCTCGCAGGTGTGCGGAGCGATGGAGCGGCTGGCCCGCGAAGTCGGCCGCTCGCTCAAGACCATCAGCGCCGGCGGCGGCCTGCCGGTGCCTTACAAAGCGGGCGAGACCTACGTCGATCTCGATGTCTATTACCAGCTTTGGGACGCCACTCGCAAGCGGCTGGAAGACGCTTTCGGGCACCGCATCCACTTGGAGATCGAGCCGGGCCGCTATTTGGTGGCCGAAAGCGGGTTCTTGATTACCGAAATCCGGGCCGTGAAGCAGATGGGCGCGCATCTCTTTTATCTGGTCGATGCCGGCTTCAACAATCTGGCTCGGCCGATTTTGTACGGCTCGCACCATCCGATGTCGATTGTGCCGGCGAAGGTCGATGGCGGGCCGGCGGCGGGCGGCGATGCCCGGCGGCCGCGCGACGTGGTGGTGGGCGGCCCGTTGTGCGAGTCGGGCGATATTTTCACGCAATCGGAAGGCGGCTTCGTTTGCACGCGAAGTTTGCCGGCTGCCGAGGTCGGTGAGTTGTTGGCGATCGAGAACGCGGGAGCCTACGGCTTCGCGATGAGTTCCAACTACAACTCGAAGCCGCTGGCGGCCGAAGTGCTGATTCGCGACGGCGCTGCCCAATTGATTCGCGAGCGGCAGACTTCGGAAGACATCCTCCGCGGCGAGCGGATTCCGCCAACCTCGTAG
- a CDS encoding TadE/TadG family type IV pilus assembly protein gives MGRNRTCRVGPGSLRAPAHHVEASGVRRQASDTRRGARRPDASNLTPDAFGWWAGARKLAGPTLRRDRARRGAALVEFALVAPVFLLLLVGSVEFGRAIMVQEALTNASREGARVGILDGATSSDVSSAVNTYLAGMSISGATTAVTPTDPGLSPVGTQVTVSVSIPYSTVTWVPSPWFLKNATLTAVTVMQRATSQ, from the coding sequence ATGGGACGCAATCGCACGTGTAGGGTGGGACCAGGGAGCTTGCGAGCGCCGGCCCACCATGTTGAGGCGTCAGGCGTCAGGCGTCAGGCGTCAGACACAAGACGTGGCGCACGTCGCCCCGACGCCTCGAACCTGACGCCTGACGCCTTTGGTTGGTGGGCCGGCGCTCGCAAGCTCGCTGGTCCCACCCTACGGCGAGATCGCGCCCGGCGCGGCGCGGCACTGGTCGAGTTCGCGCTGGTGGCGCCGGTCTTCTTGTTGTTGTTGGTCGGCTCGGTCGAGTTTGGCCGGGCGATCATGGTGCAAGAGGCGCTCACCAACGCCTCGCGCGAAGGGGCGCGAGTCGGAATTCTGGACGGCGCCACGAGCTCCGACGTTTCCTCGGCCGTGAATACGTACCTCGCGGGCATGTCGATTTCCGGCGCCACCACGGCCGTGACACCGACCGACCCCGGTCTGTCGCCCGTCGGCACTCAGGTGACGGTGTCGGTCAGCATTCCCTACTCCACCGTCACCTGGGTGCCGTCGCCCTGGTTTCTCAAAAACGCCACGCTGACGGCCGTCACGGTGATGCAGCGTGCGACTTCGCAATAG
- a CDS encoding peptidase E yields the protein MDGAKRQILAIGGLPSEGDNRPLFEYLLNLAGKPGPAVGFISTARGDAPTTLQRFDEIFAPLDCRRSHLGFFDRTPNLHEYVAAQDVIMVWGGNTKSMLGVWREWGMPDILRQAWLRGTVLAGVSAGAICWFEQGLTDSFAGRLRPLACLGFLPGSCCPHYDGEIDRRPAYHELVRQNLLKPGIAIEDGSAVLFQDRAVCRVVAPAGKVGAWTVRSGGTADGGDIVEQPLMAQRLEL from the coding sequence ATGGATGGAGCGAAGCGACAGATTCTGGCGATCGGCGGATTGCCTTCCGAGGGCGATAACCGGCCACTATTCGAGTACCTATTGAACCTTGCCGGCAAGCCTGGGCCCGCAGTCGGGTTTATTTCCACGGCAAGAGGCGATGCACCCACGACGCTGCAGCGATTCGATGAGATATTCGCTCCTCTCGATTGCCGACGTTCGCACCTCGGTTTCTTCGACCGCACTCCCAACTTGCACGAGTACGTCGCGGCTCAGGATGTCATCATGGTCTGGGGCGGGAATACTAAAAGCATGCTGGGGGTCTGGCGCGAGTGGGGAATGCCCGATATCCTCCGCCAGGCGTGGCTCCGCGGAACGGTCCTCGCCGGTGTGAGCGCGGGAGCGATCTGTTGGTTCGAGCAAGGACTGACCGATTCGTTTGCCGGCCGACTTCGCCCGCTGGCTTGTCTTGGGTTTCTGCCGGGAAGCTGTTGCCCGCATTACGACGGCGAGATCGATCGCCGGCCCGCATACCACGAGCTCGTTCGACAAAACCTGCTGAAGCCGGGTATCGCAATCGAGGATGGGTCAGCCGTTTTATTCCAGGACCGTGCAGTTTGCCGTGTGGTCGCTCCGGCCGGAAAGGTCGGCGCCTGGACTGTCCGATCGGGCGGAACGGCCGACGGCGGAGATATTGTCGAACAACCGCTGATGGCTCAACGGCTCGAATTGTAG
- a CDS encoding GGDEF domain-containing protein, with translation MEWLVLGFVFELFLLCAVVALGYHRWHADVPQPGKAAPDHPRPAGPRPEDRDWLDRLTMKIDDDIDCHSFRLEQIGVELRDSAGETSDDVLKAVARILIANRRLQHDLSTAHNEIQQQREQVASLAAEARTDMLTGLPNRRSFDEDLTRRFDQWRRHQIPLSLVMVDVDFFKKFNDVHGHQTGDEVLRRIGELLRKTLREMDLAARFGGEEFAVLLPGTRLEDATTVAERLRAAVAAEPLSFGGKELHVTISLGVATAEGTDDHTSLVQRADEAMYAAKNGGRNRAFRHDGTNAIAIAPDATVVRQPFNEQQYIAPYRGSGPLPDEGEFRAVQCHDLSARGLSFLSDQPPDFQKFVVRLGKGTETYYVVARVANISEVGSEGRPCYRVGCSFIERVGLQAPRVNGISLKLAPIVMSDAQAGLLSFLPVGNAGVG, from the coding sequence ATGGAATGGCTGGTATTGGGTTTTGTCTTCGAATTGTTCCTGCTCTGCGCCGTCGTGGCGCTGGGCTACCATCGCTGGCACGCGGACGTGCCGCAACCCGGCAAGGCCGCGCCCGATCATCCGAGGCCCGCCGGCCCGCGGCCGGAAGATCGCGATTGGCTGGACCGGCTGACAATGAAGATCGACGACGATATCGATTGCCACTCGTTCCGGCTGGAACAGATCGGCGTCGAGCTGCGCGACTCCGCGGGTGAGACGTCGGACGACGTGCTCAAGGCCGTGGCCCGCATCTTGATCGCCAATCGGCGGCTGCAACACGATCTTTCCACCGCCCACAACGAGATTCAGCAGCAGCGCGAGCAGGTTGCCTCGCTGGCGGCCGAGGCCCGCACCGACATGCTCACGGGGCTGCCGAACCGGCGGAGCTTCGACGAAGACCTGACCCGCCGCTTCGACCAGTGGCGGCGACACCAGATTCCGCTGTCGCTGGTGATGGTCGACGTGGATTTCTTCAAGAAATTCAACGATGTTCACGGCCATCAGACGGGCGACGAAGTGCTGCGGCGGATCGGCGAGCTGCTGCGTAAGACGTTGCGTGAGATGGACCTGGCCGCGCGGTTCGGCGGCGAAGAGTTCGCGGTGCTGTTGCCCGGCACGCGCCTCGAAGACGCCACCACGGTGGCCGAACGTCTGCGGGCGGCCGTGGCCGCCGAACCGCTCTCGTTCGGCGGCAAAGAGCTGCACGTGACGATCAGCCTCGGCGTGGCGACCGCGGAGGGAACCGACGACCACACGAGCCTGGTGCAACGTGCCGACGAAGCCATGTATGCGGCGAAAAACGGCGGGCGGAACCGGGCCTTCCGGCACGACGGCACGAACGCCATCGCCATCGCGCCCGACGCCACCGTGGTGCGGCAACCCTTCAACGAGCAGCAATACATCGCACCCTACCGCGGCAGCGGGCCGCTGCCCGACGAAGGCGAGTTCCGCGCCGTGCAGTGCCACGACCTGTCGGCGCGCGGCCTGTCGTTCCTTTCCGATCAGCCGCCCGACTTCCAGAAGTTCGTCGTGCGGCTGGGCAAGGGAACGGAGACGTACTATGTCGTGGCGCGGGTGGCCAACATATCCGAGGTGGGCAGTGAAGGTCGGCCCTGTTACCGTGTGGGCTGTTCCTTTATCGAGCGGGTGGGCCTGCAGGCGCCGCGCGTCAACGGAATCTCGTTGAAGCTGGCTCCGATCGTCATGTCCGACGCACAAGCGGGCCTGCTCTCGTTTTTGCCTGTCGGCAACGCGGGCGTGGGTTAG
- a CDS encoding pilus assembly protein TadG-related protein translates to MKHHIHNSRQGTVAVLACFLMMALLGLAAFAVDLGYMANSQTELQRAADATALAACNQLRYSGTPGTPINLANNVAAVPDTAAQYAAANKVCSSAPALDSSDVVVGYMADPGQPGATIVTGGNINDYNAVQVTVRRSSSTNGLIPAFFSKVFGQAGEAASASSTAAFLGNFSGFGIPTAGTGPGTGTGTLMFLPFALDLGTWNALLAGTGSDNWKWNETTQQVVSGSDCILECNLFPQGTGSPGNRGTVTIGCSNGTSNLVRQIQYGLSASDLQSYGGSLSLDSTGNLYLPANPGISAGTKSALAAIIGQTRVIPIFSSVSGNGSNATYDIVQFAGVRVLDVNLTGSMSSKHLTVQPAWCFARGAMGASSGSSSNTQNTYGVYSPVWLVK, encoded by the coding sequence ATGAAGCATCACATCCACAATTCGCGTCAAGGCACGGTGGCCGTATTGGCTTGTTTTTTGATGATGGCGCTGCTGGGGCTGGCCGCCTTCGCCGTCGATCTGGGCTATATGGCGAACAGCCAGACTGAGCTGCAGCGCGCGGCAGACGCCACCGCCCTGGCGGCCTGTAACCAGTTGCGTTATTCGGGAACGCCCGGCACTCCCATCAATCTGGCGAACAACGTGGCGGCAGTGCCGGACACGGCCGCGCAATACGCGGCCGCCAACAAGGTTTGCAGTTCGGCCCCCGCGTTGGATTCCAGCGACGTGGTGGTCGGCTACATGGCCGATCCCGGACAGCCCGGAGCCACGATCGTCACCGGCGGCAACATCAACGACTACAACGCGGTGCAAGTCACCGTGCGGCGGTCGAGCAGCACCAACGGCCTGATCCCCGCGTTTTTCAGCAAGGTGTTCGGCCAGGCGGGCGAAGCGGCCAGCGCGAGCTCGACGGCGGCCTTCCTCGGCAACTTCAGCGGCTTTGGCATTCCCACGGCGGGCACCGGACCGGGCACCGGCACCGGCACGCTGATGTTTTTGCCGTTTGCGCTCGATCTTGGCACTTGGAACGCACTGCTCGCCGGCACCGGCAGCGACAACTGGAAGTGGAACGAGACGACGCAGCAGGTGGTTTCGGGCAGCGATTGTATTCTGGAGTGCAATTTGTTTCCGCAGGGCACCGGCTCGCCCGGTAATCGCGGCACGGTGACCATCGGCTGCAGCAACGGCACCTCGAACCTGGTGCGGCAGATTCAGTACGGCCTGTCGGCCAGCGACCTGCAATCCTACGGCGGCAGCCTGTCGCTGGACAGCACAGGTAATCTCTATCTGCCGGCAAATCCCGGCATCAGCGCCGGCACGAAGAGCGCCCTGGCGGCGATCATTGGCCAGACGCGGGTCATCCCGATCTTCAGCTCCGTGTCGGGCAACGGCTCCAACGCGACCTACGACATCGTGCAGTTTGCAGGCGTGCGGGTGCTCGACGTGAATCTCACCGGTTCGATGAGCAGCAAGCATCTGACCGTGCAACCGGCCTGGTGTTTTGCCCGCGGAGCGATGGGGGCCTCGTCCGGTAGCTCGTCGAATACGCAAAACACATACGGGGTCTATTCACCGGTATGGTTGGTGAAGTAG